GACAGGAGTACTGCCCGGGCGGAATCGGCTGTTCCCGGCACCTGCGGGGGTGCCCCATATCTGGGGCAGCTCGACAGGGAGCGAGCCGCATACATTCCGCAAACCGCCTAGCCCCACTGGTGGTCGGCGGCGGGCAGGGTGAAGTCGCTGCTGGCAGACTGCCCGGATGACAGAGCAGCTCCGTGAGCGGCGACGACTCTGGTTGGTGCTGGTGGTGGCGGTCGTCGGCGGCGTACTGCTGGGGGCGGTCGACCTGGTCGCCCAGCGGGAGCTGCCGTACCCATGGGCGAACCTGGCGAATTCCAGCGCTGTCTGGGCGGTCGGCGCGTTCGGTATCGGCGTCTGGGTGGGTGACCGGGGTTGGCGGCCGGTGCTGGCCGGTACGCTGCTGCTGCTGGTGGCGGTGGAGAGCTACTACCTCACCGCAGCCCTGGTGCAGGGCGACAGCATGACCAATCTGGTGAGTCCGACGGCAGCGCTGTGGCTGGTGTTCGGGGTTCTCGCCGGCGTCGTCTTCGGCGCCGCTGGCGGCTGGTCGCGGGGCGGCAACCGGTGGCGGCGGGTCCTCGGCGCGGCGCTGCCTGGAGCTGTCCTGCTCGCCGAGGCCGCCGTGCTGGTCCTCCGCAGCGGCAACGGGGGCGTGGCCTACCGGACGGACAGCCTCCAGACAGCGGCTATCGAGGCGGTGCTCGGCCTCCTGCTGCCGCTGCTCGTCGGGCGCACCGGCCGGGAGCGGCTGGAAGCGCTGGCGGCGAGCGTACCGCTGGCCCTCATCGGCCTCGGCGGCTTCCTCGCCGCCGGATTCGGCGGCTGACCAGCGGCCCCGCCGGGCCTGTGCTGCCGCCACCCGCTGAGCCCGTGGACGTCCCGACCCCCGGTCAGCTTCCGAGAGCCGCCATCCGGCGGAGGCCCTCGTCGACGGTGATCGTCGGCTGGTACTCCAGGTGGGTCCGGGCGCGCGTGATGTCGTAGACGCGGTCGCGGCCCATGAAGGTGACGATCCATCGGGTGAGCGGTGGCGGCGTGGCACGGCGGCGGGCCCTGGCGGCGGTCTCCATGACCGTGGCGATGGCCGACGCGACCGCCCGGGGGAAGCTGTTGCTGCTGCTCACGTCGAGGCCCCGGGTGGCGAGCAGCGGGGTGAAGAAACCGCGGGCCGGCCGGGGGTCGCCGTCGGTGACGTAGCAGACCAGGCCGTGCTCCCCGCGCGTCATCGCCAGGGCGACGGCGTGGGCAAGGTTGTCGAAGTGGCAGTAGTCGACGGTGTGCTGCCCGCCGTCGATCCAGGCGAACCGGCCGGCCTCGACGGAGTCGACGAACCCTTGCAGGTTGCCGGCCGCGCCGTGGCCCCAGAGAAAGGGCGGTCGGAGGATCACCAGCGCGGTCTCTCGATGGGGCAGCGCGAGCAGCTCTTGCTCGGTGCGCAGCTTGACCCGGCTGTACGCGATGTTCGCCCGGCCGGTGTCGGAGGTCTCGTCCACGATGCTCAGGTGTCTGGTGCCGGTGGAGACGCTGGCGGCCGAGAGCAGGACGAAGCGTCTCACCCCTGCGGCCACCGCAGCCTCGTACAGGGCGCGGGTGGGCAGCAGGTTGCGCTCGACGAACAGCTCGTCGGGCCCCCAGAACTCCATGAAGGCCGCCGCGTGGACCACGGCGTCGACCTCGTCGAGGACGCTCAGCCACGCCGGCGCGCCGGCACCGTTCCGGGCGGCCTCCGCCAGGTCACCGCGTACCGGCCGGGCCCCTGCGACCGTGACCGCCTGCTCCGCCGAAGCCGACCTCGCCAGCGCGTGCACGGTGTGCCCGTCGGCTACCAGCCTACGGATGATCACACCGCCGGCAGAGCCGGAGCCGCCCGTGAGAAAAATGTCCATGAGATCCCTCCAGAACCGGGACGCGCTCTGTTGACGCTGTCACCTGAAGAGAGTGTGCGCGATTGGAGTTGACAATGTCAACCCGTCGGATGACGTTGTCAACTAGATAGCATGGTGTGGTGATCAGTCGCTCGGAGTCCGCTGCCGCCACCCGTCGTTCACTGCTCGACGCGGCGGCCGGCCTGCTGGACGAGGGTGGACCGGAGGCGGTGACGCTGCGGGAGGTGGGCGCACGGGCCGGCGTGAGTCGCGGAGCGCCCTACCGGCACTTCGCCGACAAGGGCGACCTGCTGACCGCCGTCGCGGCGGAGGCATGGGACCGGTTGGCGGACCGGGCCGTGGAGTTGGCCGCCGATCCGCTGACCTCGGCGGAGGAGAAGCTGCGGGGCATGCTCGCCGGGCTGCTCGCCGTCGGCCGCGAGCAGCCGCACCTCTACCGGCTGATGCACCAGGCGCCCGCCGGTGAGGAGGTGCTGCGCGCGGCGTCGCGAAGTCAGGGCCCGTTCGTGGCCGTCCTGGGTGATCTGGTGGGCGAGGACAAGGCCTACCGCTACGGGGCGCTGCTGCTCACCAGCGTGCACGGGATAATCGGGATGGAGGCCAGCGGCCAGCTCACCGCCGACAAGTGGCACACCGACGCCGACGACATCCTGACCCTCCTGACCGGGATGATCGCCGGCCGCTGAGCGAGCAGGGACAGCTACGGCTACTCCCTCGCCGGCAACTGCTCCTTGGCCTCGTCGTAGCCGGCCGGGGTGGGGGCGGCGGTCGGCGCGTAGATGACCCGGAGCACGCCGGTCGGGTACGCCTCCGTGGCCACCACCTTCAGGTGGTACGGCTGGTCGCCCTCGTCGAACAGCCTGCGGCCCTTGCGGGCCGCCACCGGGTGCACCAGCAGGCGCAGCTCGTCGACCAGGCCGGCGGCAAGCAGTTGCTGCACCACGGAGATCGATCCGGGGATGAGGATGCCCCGGATGCCGCTGTCGGCTTTGAGCGCGGTGACCGCCTCGACCAGGTCGCCCTCGATCAGCTCCGAGTTGCGCCAGGAGAACTCCAGCGGCTGACGCGAGACGACCACCTTGCGGACGTCCCCGAGCTGCTTGGCGAACGGAGCGTCCTCTCCCCCGGCAGCCTCACGGTCGGGCCAGGCCCCGGCGAAGCTGTCGTACGTCTCCCGGCCGATGAGCAGCACGTCAGACGTACCGTAATCCTCCTCGACGGCACGGCCCATGTGCTCGTCGAAATACGGGAAGTGCCAGTCGGGGTCGATCTCTGCCACCCCGTCGGCCGAGATGAACAGCGTGGAGACGACCTTCGCCATGGCGTGATCCCTTCTGGTCAGTTGGCGCGGCAGGTAGGCCGCTGTCACATCCTGGCGTACCCCACCGACATTCCGGGCGACCGCTGGAGTGCCCCAGATCCGGGGCAGCTCGACAGGTCGCCGGAACACGTACCCCTGGCGGTGGGCTCAGCCGACGGGCCAGGCCGGGAGGTGATTTCGTTTCCTTGAAACGGGGGCTTCCGGGCGGAGCATGACCCCGGTATCGGTGAAATGGAGTTGATCTTGCGGCACGGTGGGCGGGGTGGGCGGGGCGGGGTGGGCGGAGTGGGTGGGACGGGAGTCGCGCGCGGAGCGATCTCGGGCAGTAGGTTGACGGGGTGACTGGACGGTTCCCGATCGAAGACATCACCCCCTCGGTGGCCTGCGGTCGCTACCCGGCCAAGGCGGTCGTCGGCGAGTTGGTCCCGGTGTCCGCCCGCGCCTACCGGGAGGGCCACGACGCGCTGGGCTGCACTGTCGTCTGGCAGGGGCCGGACGGGCGGCCCCGGCCCCCGGTGCGGATGCGGCCCGGCGAGCCGGGGCAGGACAGGTGGCACGCCACCATCCGGCCGGACGCGGTGGGCCGCTGGACGTTCACCGTGGAGGCGTTCTCCGACCCGTACCTGACCTGGCAGAACGCCGTGACCAAGAAGATCGCCGCCGGGCAGGGCGCGGCGGAGCTGGCCAACGACCTGGCCGACGGGGCGCGGATCCTGGACGCCGCCGCCGGGGTCGTGCCGACCGCCGAGCGGCGGCGGGTGCGGGCGGCGACGCAGGCGTTGCTGGACACCGGGCGGCCGGTGCCGCGCCGGGTGGCCCAGGCGCTCGACCTGGCCGAGCTGCTCTGGGCGTACCCGGTCCGCGAGCTGGTCACCGCAGCCGACGAGTACGCCATCTGGGTGGACCGGCCCCGGGCGCTCTTCTCCGCCTGGTACGAGTTCTTCCCCCGCTCGGAGGGGGCGATCCCGGCGACGGTGGACGCCCCGGCGCGCTCCGGCACGTTCACCACCGCGATGGACCGGCTGCCCGGGGTGGCCGCGATGGGGTTCGACGTGCTCTACCTGCCGCCGATCCACCCGATCGGCCGGGTCAACCGGAAGGGCCCGAACAACTCCCTGGTCGCCGGGCCGGACGACGTGGGCTCGCCGTGGGCGATCGGCGCGGCCGAGGGCGGCCACGACGCCATCCACCCCGACCTGGGCACGGCGGAGGACTTCCGGGACTTCGTCGCCGCCGCCGCCGACGCGGGCCTGGAGGTGGCGATGGACCTGGCGTTGCAGTGCGCGCCGGACCATCCGTGGGTCACCGAGCACCCGGAGTGGTTCACCACCCGGGCCGACGGCAGCATCGCGTACGCGGAGAACCCGCCGAAGAAGTACCAGGACATCTACCCGTTGAACTTCGACAACGACCCGGAGGGCATCCGGGCGGAGATCCTGCGGGTGGTGCGGCACTGGGTCGGCGAGGGCGTGAAGATCTTCCGGGTCGACAACCCGCACACCAAGCCGGTCGACTTCTGGCACTGGCTGATCGCCGAGGTCAAGCGGACCGACCCGGACGTGCTGTTCCTGGCGGAGGCGTTCACCCGGCCGGCGATGATGCACGGGCTCGGCAAGGTCGGCTTCACCCAGTCGTACACGTACTTCACCTGGCGGACCACGCCGGCGCAGATGCGGGAGTACTGCGAGGAGCTGGTCGCCTCGG
The sequence above is a segment of the Micromonospora sp. WMMD882 genome. Coding sequences within it:
- a CDS encoding NAD(P)-dependent oxidoreductase; this encodes MDIFLTGGSGSAGGVIIRRLVADGHTVHALARSASAEQAVTVAGARPVRGDLAEAARNGAGAPAWLSVLDEVDAVVHAAAFMEFWGPDELFVERNLLPTRALYEAAVAAGVRRFVLLSAASVSTGTRHLSIVDETSDTGRANIAYSRVKLRTEQELLALPHRETALVILRPPFLWGHGAAGNLQGFVDSVEAGRFAWIDGGQHTVDYCHFDNLAHAVALAMTRGEHGLVCYVTDGDPRPARGFFTPLLATRGLDVSSSNSFPRAVASAIATVMETAARARRRATPPPLTRWIVTFMGRDRVYDITRARTHLEYQPTITVDEGLRRMAALGS
- a CDS encoding dihydrofolate reductase family protein, with the translated sequence MAKVVSTLFISADGVAEIDPDWHFPYFDEHMGRAVEEDYGTSDVLLIGRETYDSFAGAWPDREAAGGEDAPFAKQLGDVRKVVVSRQPLEFSWRNSELIEGDLVEAVTALKADSGIRGILIPGSISVVQQLLAAGLVDELRLLVHPVAARKGRRLFDEGDQPYHLKVVATEAYPTGVLRVIYAPTAAPTPAGYDEAKEQLPARE
- a CDS encoding TetR/AcrR family transcriptional regulator, which codes for MISRSESAAATRRSLLDAAAGLLDEGGPEAVTLREVGARAGVSRGAPYRHFADKGDLLTAVAAEAWDRLADRAVELAADPLTSAEEKLRGMLAGLLAVGREQPHLYRLMHQAPAGEEVLRAASRSQGPFVAVLGDLVGEDKAYRYGALLLTSVHGIIGMEASGQLTADKWHTDADDILTLLTGMIAGR
- a CDS encoding DUF6518 family protein; translated protein: MTEQLRERRRLWLVLVVAVVGGVLLGAVDLVAQRELPYPWANLANSSAVWAVGAFGIGVWVGDRGWRPVLAGTLLLLVAVESYYLTAALVQGDSMTNLVSPTAALWLVFGVLAGVVFGAAGGWSRGGNRWRRVLGAALPGAVLLAEAAVLVLRSGNGGVAYRTDSLQTAAIEAVLGLLLPLLVGRTGRERLEALAASVPLALIGLGGFLAAGFGG
- a CDS encoding alpha-1,4-glucan--maltose-1-phosphate maltosyltransferase produces the protein MTGRFPIEDITPSVACGRYPAKAVVGELVPVSARAYREGHDALGCTVVWQGPDGRPRPPVRMRPGEPGQDRWHATIRPDAVGRWTFTVEAFSDPYLTWQNAVTKKIAAGQGAAELANDLADGARILDAAAGVVPTAERRRVRAATQALLDTGRPVPRRVAQALDLAELLWAYPVRELVTAADEYAIWVDRPRALFSAWYEFFPRSEGAIPATVDAPARSGTFTTAMDRLPGVAAMGFDVLYLPPIHPIGRVNRKGPNNSLVAGPDDVGSPWAIGAAEGGHDAIHPDLGTAEDFRDFVAAAADAGLEVAMDLALQCAPDHPWVTEHPEWFTTRADGSIAYAENPPKKYQDIYPLNFDNDPEGIRAEILRVVRHWVGEGVKIFRVDNPHTKPVDFWHWLIAEVKRTDPDVLFLAEAFTRPAMMHGLGKVGFTQSYTYFTWRTTPAQMREYCEELVASVDWMRPNFWPNTPDILHETLQHGGPPMFKIRAVLAGLLSPSWGMYAGYELFEHEARPGAEEYLDNEKYELRPRDWAGAQAQGRSLAPFVTTLNRVRREHPALRQLRNLVFHDVDNPMLLCWSKRDADTGDTVLVVCSFDARQVQWGNTTLDMPALGFDWHERFTVHDELTGATYDWGQRNAVRLDPYLQPAHVFTVRRPAPAEPPTPVPAPPTELTVEAVPDDLSGGAAPVAPADKDEQWTS